In Deinococcus psychrotolerans, the genomic window GCTCGCCTTTGACCATGTCCCCGACGACTCCGGCGTGCAAGTTCCGGCGGGCGGCGTGGAACTGGGCGAAACACCTGCCGAGGCGGCCAGCCGCGAATGCCGAGAAGAAACCGGACGCACTGGCTTCGGGGCTCCGCTGTATCTGGGCAGCGCTGTCTGGATCAACGCCGAGCACCAAAAACGCGAGATGCGGCACTTCTTTCGGCTCGCCGCGCCTGCTGGCTTGCCCGAAACCTGGGA contains:
- a CDS encoding NUDIX domain-containing protein — encoded protein: MVTRLAAEAELLAFDHVPDDSGVQVPAGGVELGETPAEAASRECREETGRTGFGAPLYLGSAVWINAEHQKREMRHFFRLAAPAGLPETWDHCADEHLFRFRWVPLSNPKLDWNFDAFLPTGVIQ